From the Rhizobium leguminosarum bv. trifolii WSM1325 genome, one window contains:
- a CDS encoding conserved hypothetical protein (KEGG: rec:RHECIAT_PA0000289 hypothetical protein), producing the protein MPTLSPTPITPRDERLVTAHEALEPLYERLALRTESTLLSAAMAAGWPAEEATRALAALRLQDALSILCRANGGPHKSMHSPTAE; encoded by the coding sequence ATGCCGACGCTATCTCCGACTCCGATCACGCCTCGAGACGAGCGCCTAGTCACCGCCCACGAGGCGCTTGAACCCCTCTACGAAAGACTGGCGCTGCGCACCGAATCCACCTTGCTTTCGGCGGCAATGGCAGCCGGATGGCCAGCCGAGGAAGCAACGCGGGCGCTGGCCGCCCTTAGATTGCAAGATGCCCTCAGTATTCTTTGCCGAGCGAATGGAGGTCCACACAAATCGATGCACAGCCCAACGGCCGAATGA
- a CDS encoding transcriptional regulator, LysR family (PFAM: LysR substrate-binding; regulatory protein LysR~KEGG: smd:Smed_2363 transcriptional regulator, LysR family), with translation MTISLSDIPVFVCAVDTGGFSEAGRRLNLSRSSVGRAVARLEAGLNVRLFDRTTRHQSVTADGQLFYEHCQRAMAELRAVEAALDSGSSAPRGKLRVSMPVLFGRMCVAPILTRLARENPGLELELSFSDRKVDLLEDGFDLAIRNGSPGNAAGTRIRRVGHEETMLYAAPGYLERQGVPEAISELDAHDTVTYSRAGRVQSWTLEVEGVVHEFNPVSRLRFDDIDAIADAATEGFGLAWLPFWLVKKRVETGELVPVMRQMPPYVSEVWALWPDGAHLPTRVRAAIDALVTELPKQASSSNGAGRDDTCV, from the coding sequence ATGACGATTTCCCTGAGCGACATCCCCGTTTTCGTCTGTGCCGTCGATACCGGAGGCTTTTCCGAAGCTGGGCGACGGCTGAACCTGTCACGCTCTTCGGTCGGAAGGGCGGTCGCCCGCCTCGAAGCAGGTCTGAATGTCCGGCTGTTCGACCGAACCACGCGTCATCAGAGCGTCACGGCGGACGGACAGCTCTTTTACGAGCACTGCCAGCGGGCGATGGCCGAACTTCGTGCCGTCGAGGCCGCGCTGGATTCGGGATCGAGCGCGCCGCGGGGCAAGCTTCGGGTGTCTATGCCTGTTCTCTTCGGTCGAATGTGTGTCGCTCCCATCCTGACCAGGCTTGCCAGAGAAAACCCCGGCCTTGAGCTGGAACTCAGCTTCAGCGATCGTAAAGTCGATCTCCTGGAAGACGGCTTCGACCTCGCGATACGAAACGGTTCGCCGGGCAATGCCGCGGGCACGCGCATCCGTCGGGTCGGCCATGAGGAGACGATGCTTTACGCCGCGCCGGGCTACCTCGAAAGGCAAGGCGTTCCGGAAGCTATCTCAGAGCTCGACGCCCATGACACGGTCACGTATTCCCGCGCGGGGCGGGTGCAGTCCTGGACCCTCGAGGTCGAAGGTGTCGTCCATGAATTCAATCCTGTCTCCCGGCTCCGGTTTGACGACATCGACGCCATAGCAGACGCCGCGACAGAGGGTTTCGGACTAGCGTGGCTGCCGTTCTGGCTCGTCAAGAAACGGGTCGAGACCGGTGAGCTCGTGCCTGTGATGCGGCAGATGCCTCCCTATGTATCCGAGGTCTGGGCTTTGTGGCCGGATGGCGCTCACCTGCCAACCCGGGTGCGGGCGGCCATAGATGCACTCGTAACGGAACTGCCGAAGCAAGCATCATCGTCGAACGGCGCTGGGAGGGATGATACATGTGTGTAA
- a CDS encoding histidine kinase (PFAM: ATP-binding region ATPase domain protein; response regulator receiver~SMART: ATP-binding region ATPase domain protein~KEGG: mes:Meso_4076 histidine kinase), which produces MSVVMSKVALCRYHRNARAGAWFEAAAVFHARLRDQLVHTSTLRLDAMAFSRQQPLSPDTVDANKLVANMAEILSSTLGETRTKADANQLENAVLNLAVNARDAMPDGGKLTIETANAHIDEAYAAEHDVAPGQYVMIAVTDTGCGMPQEIIKKAFDPFFTTKPVGKGTSLGLSQAFGFARQSGGHLKIFSEVGTGTTMKIYLPRDYGTNDIAPHVKDESVPRGTASEAVLLVEDDASVREIHTKMLEELGYSVIAVDGPVTALKIVDERADIRLLLTDIVMAPMNGRKLADEVRSKHPHLPVVFPASYSCRNPRHSAILPAKCVALSTARFGQIARPSSGRHSHQSFGDLVSIVGLGKEHAAVGYVGTCRALHTGDDEDFHGWPAVASGGRKHQSVHGARHVDICPKDGDVFVALKHNHCLISITGFDCFEPRFLDDVYRQHQEHWFVFHHEYLHCHCAGPASRSTYNFLL; this is translated from the coding sequence ATGTCAGTTGTCATGAGTAAAGTCGCCCTCTGCAGATACCACAGAAACGCACGGGCGGGAGCTTGGTTCGAGGCCGCAGCGGTATTTCACGCTCGTCTGAGAGATCAATTGGTCCATACCTCCACACTTCGACTTGACGCCATGGCGTTTTCGCGACAGCAACCGCTTTCTCCTGACACTGTCGATGCCAACAAGCTGGTTGCTAACATGGCCGAGATCCTGTCCTCGACCCTTGGTGAGACGAGGACCAAGGCCGATGCGAACCAGCTCGAAAACGCGGTGCTCAACCTCGCCGTCAATGCGCGTGACGCGATGCCGGACGGCGGCAAGCTGACGATCGAGACAGCAAACGCTCATATCGACGAAGCTTACGCGGCAGAACACGACGTCGCGCCCGGACAGTATGTGATGATTGCGGTCACGGATACCGGCTGCGGCATGCCGCAGGAGATCATCAAGAAGGCGTTCGACCCGTTCTTCACCACCAAGCCTGTCGGTAAGGGGACCAGCCTTGGCCTCAGCCAGGCCTTTGGTTTTGCCAGGCAGTCGGGTGGACATCTGAAGATTTTTTCAGAGGTCGGAACCGGCACGACGATGAAAATCTACCTGCCGCGTGACTATGGCACGAACGACATCGCGCCCCACGTGAAGGACGAAAGTGTGCCGCGAGGGACCGCGAGCGAAGCCGTCTTGCTGGTGGAGGACGACGCCAGTGTCCGTGAGATCCACACCAAGATGCTGGAAGAACTCGGCTACAGCGTCATTGCAGTAGATGGACCAGTCACGGCTCTCAAGATCGTTGACGAGCGCGCCGACATTCGCCTGCTGTTGACCGACATCGTCATGGCGCCAATGAATGGCCGCAAGCTGGCAGACGAGGTCCGAAGCAAGCATCCGCACCTGCCTGTCGTCTTCCCGGCGTCATATTCTTGCAGAAACCCACGACACTCGGCGATCTTGCCCGCAAAGTGCGTAGCGCTCTCGACGGCTAGATTCGGACAGATCGCCCGGCCATCTTCAGGCCGCCATTCTCATCAGAGTTTCGGTGATCTTGTGAGTATCGTAGGGCTTGGGAAGGAACACGCCGCGGTCGGGTATGTCGGAACTTGCCGGGCGCTTCATACCGGAGACGATGAGGATTTCCATGGGTGGCCAGCGGTTGCGAGCGGTGGCCGCAAGCATCAATCCGTTCATGGAGCCCGGCATGTCGATATCTGTCCAAAGGATGGAGATGTCTTCGTCGCCCTCAAGCACAACCATTGCCTCATCAGCATTACGGGCTTCGACTGCTTCGAACCCCGCTTCCTCGACGATGTCTACCGCCAACATCAGGAGCATTGGTTCGTCTTCCACCACGAGTATCTTCATTGCCATTGCGCAGGTCCCGCCTCCCGTTCGACCTATAACTTTCTGCTTTGA
- a CDS encoding Alcohol dehydrogenase zinc-binding domain protein (PFAM: Alcohol dehydrogenase zinc-binding domain protein; Alcohol dehydrogenase GroES domain protein~KEGG: mno:Mnod_3453 alcohol dehydrogenase zinc-binding domain protein) translates to MRHLMKRWELSAFSRDGLSLEQVPVPIVGADEVLVRVNAVALNYRDQDVIAGRMGAFNLPMTIGSDMSGTVVEVGKSVEKFAVGNRVISTFFPDWKDGRPLGSGRHPNYQSLGGHYPGVLSEYVSFPAAWLTKGPSSLDELGASTLPCAGLTAWYALVELGRVEKGQTVLIEGTGGVAIFGAQIAKAKGATVILVSGSDEKLERAKALGLADFVINRTREDWVGKVYDITSDRGVDHVLEIVGGPHLAKALEAVAPGGRISMIGVLEGGQLSASVGPLLLKGPVIQGIAVGHQRAQEELVRAIDELQIKPIVDARYGLSDLQKALDHLTRGAFGKIVIDFAL, encoded by the coding sequence ATGCGACACCTCATGAAGCGTTGGGAACTATCGGCCTTCAGCCGTGACGGACTGAGCCTTGAACAAGTGCCAGTCCCAATAGTCGGGGCAGACGAGGTGCTCGTCAGGGTCAATGCGGTCGCACTCAATTATCGCGACCAGGACGTTATTGCCGGGCGCATGGGCGCGTTCAACCTGCCAATGACCATTGGCTCCGACATGTCTGGTACGGTTGTCGAGGTGGGCAAGTCTGTTGAAAAGTTCGCGGTCGGAAACCGGGTGATCTCGACATTCTTTCCGGACTGGAAAGATGGTCGTCCTCTCGGGTCCGGTCGACATCCAAACTACCAATCCCTTGGCGGTCACTATCCGGGCGTCTTGAGCGAATACGTCTCTTTTCCGGCGGCATGGCTGACGAAAGGCCCATCATCACTCGACGAGCTCGGGGCCAGCACGCTTCCTTGCGCGGGGCTCACCGCCTGGTACGCGCTCGTCGAACTCGGCCGGGTCGAGAAGGGCCAGACCGTCCTGATTGAGGGAACGGGCGGCGTCGCGATCTTCGGCGCGCAGATCGCCAAGGCAAAAGGTGCGACCGTGATCCTCGTTTCCGGAAGCGACGAGAAGCTCGAACGGGCGAAGGCACTCGGCCTTGCCGATTTCGTGATCAACCGAACTCGCGAGGACTGGGTCGGTAAAGTCTACGACATCACGTCGGACCGCGGCGTCGACCATGTTCTCGAAATTGTTGGCGGCCCTCACCTCGCAAAGGCTCTCGAAGCAGTCGCGCCTGGTGGCCGCATATCGATGATCGGCGTTTTGGAAGGCGGGCAGTTATCTGCTTCCGTTGGCCCACTCCTTCTGAAAGGGCCTGTCATTCAGGGTATTGCCGTCGGTCATCAACGCGCGCAGGAAGAGCTTGTGAGGGCGATCGACGAATTGCAGATCAAGCCCATCGTCGACGCCCGCTATGGCCTGTCGGATCTCCAGAAGGCCTTGGACCACCTCACCCGTGGTGCTTTCGGCAAGATCGTCATCGACTTCGCTCTTTGA
- a CDS encoding short-chain dehydrogenase/reductase SDR (PFAM: short-chain dehydrogenase/reductase SDR; KR domain protein~KEGG: rpc:RPC_3421 short-chain dehydrogenase/reductase SDR), translated as MNISLEGRKAVVTGSTAGIGRAIAQGLARAGASVVINGRSEGRVSTAVAEVKALFPDIEIAGVVADLATKEGSAVLAAQAPDADILINNAGTANPKPFSDLTDEDWLSLFQLNVMSGVRAARHYLPRMTARGWGRVVFISSESALAIPRDMIDYGMTKTAQLAISRGLAETVAGTGVTVNSVLPGPTNSEIMANWMAGTAREQGITQEEAEQQFLKAMRPTTLINRFTSTEEVANMVVYICSEQASGTTGASMRVDGGVLRQIA; from the coding sequence ATGAACATTTCACTTGAAGGTCGCAAGGCAGTCGTCACCGGATCCACCGCCGGCATTGGTCGGGCGATCGCACAGGGCTTGGCGCGGGCCGGCGCATCCGTGGTTATCAATGGCCGTAGCGAGGGCCGGGTCTCCACAGCGGTGGCTGAAGTCAAGGCGCTCTTCCCAGACATCGAGATCGCCGGCGTGGTTGCGGATCTGGCCACCAAGGAAGGCAGCGCGGTTCTTGCAGCCCAGGCGCCCGATGCCGACATTCTTATCAACAACGCAGGCACAGCCAATCCCAAACCCTTCTCCGATCTTACCGATGAAGACTGGCTGAGCCTGTTTCAGCTCAACGTCATGAGTGGCGTTCGTGCAGCGCGCCATTACCTGCCGAGGATGACCGCGCGGGGCTGGGGGCGTGTTGTGTTCATCAGCAGCGAATCCGCACTCGCAATCCCAAGGGATATGATCGACTACGGCATGACCAAGACGGCGCAGTTGGCGATCTCGCGAGGTTTGGCTGAGACGGTTGCGGGGACGGGCGTGACGGTCAATTCGGTGCTTCCTGGTCCGACGAACTCTGAAATCATGGCGAACTGGATGGCGGGAACGGCTCGGGAACAGGGCATCACCCAGGAAGAGGCGGAACAGCAATTCCTGAAGGCCATGCGCCCGACAACGCTCATCAATCGGTTCACGAGCACGGAGGAGGTGGCCAACATGGTCGTCTACATATGCTCGGAGCAGGCATCCGGAACAACCGGGGCCTCCATGCGCGTTGATGGCGGTGTGCTTAGACAGATCGCATAG
- a CDS encoding transcriptional regulator, TetR family (PFAM: regulatory protein TetR~KEGG: atc:AGR_L_3469 hypothetical protein), with protein MLDRDVGLDIAARLFWERGYEGTSTADLTKAMGINPPTLYSMFGSKEELYRQSLDFSIARENSRRLEILASNLPVHKALSLYLYDIADGDTQPDKPRGCMVSTAVLQHAEENASVARMTAALRETSMQTLKARFDRAVEEGELPAQTDTDTLARFYGAIIQGMSAQACDGACNARLKRMIDIALTAWPGKRST; from the coding sequence GTGCTTGATCGCGACGTCGGGCTCGACATCGCGGCACGCTTGTTCTGGGAACGCGGCTACGAAGGAACCTCGACGGCCGACCTCACGAAGGCCATGGGGATCAATCCGCCGACTCTCTATTCGATGTTCGGCTCAAAGGAGGAATTATACCGTCAGTCGCTCGACTTCAGCATTGCCCGTGAAAACAGCCGCCGGTTAGAAATCTTAGCGTCCAACCTTCCGGTTCACAAAGCCCTAAGCCTCTACCTTTACGACATCGCTGATGGTGACACCCAGCCGGACAAGCCGCGAGGTTGCATGGTCTCGACGGCGGTCCTGCAGCACGCGGAAGAGAATGCGTCAGTGGCGCGGATGACGGCGGCATTGCGCGAGACCTCGATGCAGACACTCAAAGCCCGGTTTGACCGGGCCGTCGAGGAAGGCGAACTGCCGGCGCAAACCGATACCGATACGCTCGCGCGCTTCTATGGTGCGATTATCCAGGGCATGTCCGCACAGGCCTGCGATGGCGCCTGCAATGCGCGGCTGAAGCGGATGATCGACATCGCACTCACGGCCTGGCCCGGGAAGCGTAGCACCTAA
- a CDS encoding transcriptional regulator, LysR family (PFAM: LysR substrate-binding; regulatory protein LysR~KEGG: bra:BRADO3708 LysR family transcriptional regulator), translating into MDRLSELKAFLAVVETGGFTAAARRTGTSQPAVSKAIGALENRLGVALFNRSTRNVTLTDQGQRYFDRMKPLLEEIDNANREVIGSAVDMSGSIRIAVPTTLGRLHILPIIPDLLSRFPKLEVDLVLSDLMRDMVEDRVDLVIRVGSVEEPDAVVRRVAKTPLVCVGSRQYFEKHGIPTKPADLADHNCLVYGGFKESANWPFVGQEGHFSVAVRGNLTSNSIETIRAGVLAGVGIGMFTKASLVEELSHPDVVTILGEYVQGTRDISFVWPKRRLVSARVRHVTDFLAASLEGRI; encoded by the coding sequence ATGGACCGGCTTTCCGAGCTCAAGGCGTTCCTTGCGGTCGTCGAGACGGGCGGCTTTACGGCGGCCGCCCGCAGAACCGGCACGTCACAGCCGGCGGTCAGCAAAGCGATCGGTGCGCTCGAAAACCGTCTGGGCGTCGCACTCTTCAATCGCAGCACCCGAAACGTCACCTTGACGGATCAGGGGCAAAGATACTTCGACAGGATGAAGCCGTTGCTCGAGGAGATCGACAACGCCAATCGCGAGGTCATAGGCAGCGCGGTCGACATGTCGGGGTCGATACGCATTGCTGTCCCCACCACCCTCGGTCGACTTCATATCCTGCCAATCATTCCGGATCTGCTGTCCAGATTTCCCAAGCTCGAAGTGGATCTGGTTCTATCGGACCTCATGCGGGACATGGTCGAGGATCGGGTCGATTTGGTGATAAGAGTGGGGTCTGTCGAAGAGCCCGATGCCGTCGTCAGACGGGTGGCAAAGACTCCTCTCGTATGCGTCGGATCTCGCCAGTATTTCGAAAAGCATGGTATTCCCACAAAGCCTGCCGATCTTGCAGATCACAACTGCCTCGTCTACGGCGGCTTCAAGGAGTCGGCGAATTGGCCATTCGTCGGTCAAGAAGGTCACTTCAGCGTCGCAGTGCGCGGCAACCTCACCTCCAACAGCATCGAGACGATCCGTGCGGGTGTGCTTGCAGGCGTCGGGATCGGCATGTTCACCAAGGCATCGCTCGTCGAAGAGCTCTCGCATCCTGACGTCGTGACGATCCTCGGCGAATATGTTCAGGGCACAAGGGACATCAGCTTTGTCTGGCCGAAGCGTCGGCTGGTTTCTGCGCGGGTTCGGCACGTGACAGACTTCCTCGCCGCGTCGCTCGAAGGGCGGATCTAG
- a CDS encoding short-chain dehydrogenase/reductase SDR (PFAM: short-chain dehydrogenase/reductase SDR~KEGG: short-chain dehydrogenase protein), with the protein MRNHLHMISLENVWSSSAAKQGIGLGIAQAAHAAGASVTVASRRSVSSADHPELAPFEQLVLDISDEDDVRASFKAIGNLDHLLVAAGPTDGSWGAFMDEDMRGARSYGNSKFLGSWACARYAVPKLSSNGSITFMTGGIAARSKIGMTSVTSTFAAVEALARSLALELGPIRVNVIRPGFIDTDLWNFLSATDAADVREKVRANFPARRIGQPADVGHAAVFLMTNPYVTGTVLEVSGGEQLVDWQF; encoded by the coding sequence GTGCGCAATCACCTTCATATGATCTCACTGGAAAACGTGTGGTCGTCGTCGGCGGCAAAACAGGGGATAGGGCTCGGCATCGCTCAGGCCGCTCACGCGGCGGGAGCGAGCGTAACGGTCGCCAGCCGGCGCTCGGTTTCTTCAGCAGACCATCCAGAGCTGGCGCCCTTCGAGCAGCTAGTGCTCGACATTAGCGATGAGGACGACGTTCGGGCTTCCTTCAAGGCAATTGGCAATCTGGATCATTTGCTTGTCGCTGCGGGGCCAACCGATGGCAGCTGGGGTGCATTCATGGACGAAGACATGCGAGGGGCGCGCAGCTACGGCAATAGCAAGTTTCTCGGCTCCTGGGCATGTGCGCGCTATGCTGTACCAAAACTCTCCTCTAACGGGTCGATCACCTTTATGACCGGAGGGATCGCGGCCCGTTCGAAGATCGGCATGACGAGCGTCACATCGACTTTTGCCGCAGTGGAGGCACTCGCGCGCTCGCTGGCGCTCGAACTTGGCCCAATCAGGGTAAACGTCATTCGGCCTGGGTTCATCGATACCGACCTTTGGAACTTCCTTTCCGCGACAGACGCCGCTGATGTCCGCGAAAAGGTGCGCGCCAATTTCCCAGCGCGCCGGATCGGTCAACCGGCCGACGTGGGGCACGCTGCGGTGTTTTTGATGACCAACCCCTACGTTACAGGCACTGTGCTTGAGGTGTCTGGCGGAGAGCAGCTCGTCGATTGGCAGTTCTGA
- a CDS encoding short-chain dehydrogenase/reductase SDR (PFAM: short-chain dehydrogenase/reductase SDR; NAD-dependent epimerase/dehydratase~KEGG: atc:AGR_L_3471 hypothetical protein) has product MSQRLANKIALITGSSRGIGRAVALAFAREGAALIGVHYTANGDAAKATVRDIEALGVKAVGVKADLRQGKEAADSLWAQFSEAARTETGSSALDILVNNAGIAPALPLKQTSEAAFDEVMTINYKAPFFLIQAVADHIRDNGRVINVSTGFTRIAAPTHPAYAASKGALETLTLALAPEFAARGITVNAVLPGVTETDMNAEWLASPDARAGAEALSVFSRVGQAEDVADVIAFLASNDARWTTGQMIDATGGARI; this is encoded by the coding sequence ATGTCCCAAAGACTAGCAAACAAGATAGCCCTTATCACAGGAAGTTCGCGCGGTATCGGCCGGGCGGTTGCTCTTGCGTTTGCGAGGGAGGGTGCCGCACTGATTGGCGTGCACTACACCGCCAACGGGGATGCGGCCAAGGCCACCGTACGCGACATCGAGGCGCTTGGTGTCAAGGCTGTCGGTGTCAAAGCTGATCTGAGACAGGGCAAGGAGGCGGCCGACAGTCTCTGGGCGCAGTTCAGCGAAGCCGCGCGTACCGAGACGGGCTCGTCCGCTCTTGATATTCTTGTGAACAATGCAGGCATTGCGCCGGCACTGCCGTTGAAGCAGACGAGCGAAGCTGCTTTCGATGAGGTGATGACGATTAACTACAAGGCGCCGTTCTTCCTGATCCAGGCAGTGGCCGATCACATTCGTGACAACGGCCGCGTCATCAATGTCTCCACTGGGTTTACGCGGATCGCGGCGCCGACCCATCCCGCCTATGCGGCCTCCAAGGGGGCGCTGGAGACATTGACCCTGGCGCTGGCGCCTGAATTTGCAGCTCGCGGGATTACGGTCAATGCCGTGCTGCCGGGTGTAACGGAGACGGATATGAATGCCGAGTGGTTGGCATCGCCGGATGCGCGCGCCGGCGCCGAAGCCCTCTCGGTCTTTTCACGTGTCGGACAGGCGGAGGACGTCGCCGACGTCATCGCCTTCCTCGCATCGAACGATGCGCGTTGGACGACGGGCCAGATGATTGATGCGACGGGTGGCGCCCGGATCTGA
- a CDS encoding hypothetical protein (KEGG: ret:RHE_PC00096 hypothetical protein) translates to MAAQRYSPCKNLNIYWTVFDKVIGQAAIIDGFVMDMLTAEEANKLVDLLNRGSQVSHWCFAERF, encoded by the coding sequence ATGGCAGCGCAGAGATACAGCCCTTGCAAGAACCTCAACATTTACTGGACGGTGTTCGATAAAGTCATCGGACAGGCGGCCATCATCGATGGGTTTGTCATGGACATGCTCACCGCCGAGGAGGCCAATAAATTGGTCGATCTGCTAAACCGTGGCAGCCAAGTGAGCCACTGGTGTTTTGCTGAACGGTTTTAG
- a CDS encoding phospholipase D/Transphosphatidylase (PFAM: phospholipase D/Transphosphatidylase~SMART: phospholipase D/Transphosphatidylase~KEGG: atc:AGR_C_3007 hypothetical protein) yields MSWFSIAIIAVVALLALWVVLAASGDPGFLKRVQQVDSQALKIAAADTELDRYGARLCYEREAASGLVLITSNLEAFAARLLAARSAGRSLDLMYYMWNADLTGMLIMREVVAAADRGIRVRILLDDLGVSMSDKIFYAIDCHPNIELRLFNPTKARENVLRRGLEMVLRFRSVNRRMHNKAWIADGRIAMVGGRNIGDPYFDAGEDANFRDFDLVMVGQAVAKTERLFDDYWNSSVAVPVRSLLSRRPNKLRKLRRNMDRLDFEQRARPYLDRVQDRTSLEDAVAENHYIWVDKVDVLADPPEKAAGKLRTGQNVLMETLLPVITGTAEFIHITSPYFIPGERGVRALTKLRDKGVKVSVLTNSLAATDVAAVHAGYSRYRPALLKAGIELYELKSIADVGSFSLRGSKQASLHTKAFARDGKYGFIGSLNLDPRSVSLNTEMGVLFKSSDLVAQMDAIFAKETETDLSYPLRLENGSLRWLKVVDGKRTLVRDEPDAGIARRATAWLIKWLPLESQL; encoded by the coding sequence GTGAGTTGGTTCAGCATTGCCATCATCGCGGTTGTCGCGCTGCTAGCCCTGTGGGTGGTTTTGGCAGCATCAGGCGATCCCGGGTTTCTGAAGCGGGTCCAGCAAGTGGATTCTCAAGCCCTCAAGATAGCCGCTGCAGACACCGAGCTTGATCGATATGGCGCCAGGCTTTGCTACGAGCGGGAGGCGGCAAGCGGGCTCGTTTTGATCACCTCTAACCTGGAAGCGTTCGCAGCCCGCCTTTTAGCTGCCCGTTCCGCCGGCCGCAGCCTCGACCTCATGTATTATATGTGGAATGCGGATCTGACCGGAATGCTGATCATGCGGGAAGTCGTCGCTGCCGCTGACCGTGGCATACGCGTGAGGATCCTTCTCGACGATCTCGGCGTCTCCATGTCCGACAAGATCTTCTATGCGATTGACTGCCATCCGAATATCGAGCTGCGGCTCTTCAATCCAACGAAGGCGCGAGAGAATGTCCTGCGCCGCGGCCTCGAGATGGTCTTGCGGTTCCGAAGCGTCAACCGTCGCATGCACAACAAGGCATGGATTGCCGACGGCCGGATCGCGATGGTCGGGGGACGCAATATCGGCGACCCGTATTTCGATGCCGGCGAGGACGCAAACTTCAGGGACTTCGATCTGGTGATGGTCGGTCAAGCCGTTGCGAAAACCGAGCGTCTTTTCGACGACTACTGGAACAGTTCTGTTGCCGTGCCTGTACGCTCGTTGCTGTCGCGCCGCCCCAACAAGTTGAGGAAGCTTCGACGCAACATGGACCGCCTCGATTTCGAACAGCGTGCCCGGCCTTATCTTGATCGGGTTCAAGACAGAACATCACTGGAAGACGCTGTCGCCGAAAACCATTACATTTGGGTCGATAAAGTCGATGTTCTTGCCGATCCCCCGGAAAAAGCTGCGGGGAAGCTGCGCACCGGGCAAAACGTGCTGATGGAAACGCTTCTTCCTGTGATCACCGGCACAGCCGAGTTCATCCATATCACCTCGCCGTACTTCATTCCCGGCGAACGCGGTGTCAGGGCCCTGACGAAGCTCCGCGACAAAGGGGTGAAGGTTTCCGTCCTGACAAACTCGCTCGCAGCTACCGACGTTGCTGCAGTACACGCGGGGTATTCGCGCTACCGCCCCGCCCTGCTGAAAGCCGGCATTGAGCTCTACGAGCTGAAATCGATCGCCGACGTGGGATCCTTCTCCTTGCGCGGTTCCAAACAAGCCAGCCTGCACACGAAAGCCTTTGCCAGGGATGGCAAGTATGGCTTCATAGGATCTCTCAACCTCGATCCTAGGTCCGTTTCCTTGAACACGGAGATGGGCGTGCTGTTTAAGTCATCGGATCTTGTCGCGCAAATGGACGCGATCTTTGCCAAGGAAACCGAAACAGACCTGAGCTATCCCTTAAGGCTCGAAAACGGATCCCTGCGGTGGCTGAAAGTTGTCGATGGGAAACGTACCCTCGTCCGCGACGAGCCGGATGCCGGTATCGCGAGGCGCGCGACAGCGTGGCTCATAAAATGGCTGCCTCTCGAATCTCAGCTGTAA
- a CDS encoding conserved hypothetical protein (KEGG: ret:RHE_CH00433 hypothetical protein), with amino-acid sequence MTQDAHELQAINTPWRNAIQEILRMVIRDMYHAGSENRNIKRIEEASVDSNYTDLRLLGTDEWTEVVVKERVSNFVTTLLTSFTYDRA; translated from the coding sequence ATGACGCAGGACGCTCACGAGCTTCAGGCTATCAATACCCCTTGGCGGAACGCCATTCAGGAAATCCTGCGCATGGTCATCAGGGACATGTATCATGCCGGCAGTGAGAACAGGAATATCAAACGCATAGAGGAAGCTTCTGTCGACAGCAACTATACCGATTTGCGACTGCTTGGCACGGACGAATGGACGGAAGTGGTTGTCAAGGAAAGGGTGAGCAACTTCGTCACCACGCTCTTGACGTCCTTTACCTATGATCGTGCCTGA